In Streptomyces canus, one DNA window encodes the following:
- a CDS encoding class I SAM-dependent methyltransferase → MRINTAYEGALGDYFADNATDGPYNAHTDRPAMFALAGDVTGLRVLDIGCGAGHYITELRARGAAEVVGVEGSATLLGHARDRIGDDDAVTLHHHDLEEPLDFLPDDSFDLGVMALVHHHLEARRQLLAELHRVLRPGGILLVSTVHPTADWVWHGGSYFDEDRVETRFGDSGTTNSHRRMTMQTFLGELLDAGFALERFVEPRATEAARQVDEVRYLKTLHTPFFVAVRMRKNQSPDRSGRL, encoded by the coding sequence ATGCGCATCAACACCGCCTACGAGGGGGCTCTCGGCGACTACTTCGCCGACAACGCGACCGACGGCCCCTACAACGCCCACACCGACCGGCCCGCCATGTTCGCCCTGGCCGGTGACGTCACCGGGCTGCGCGTCCTGGACATCGGCTGCGGCGCCGGGCACTACATCACGGAACTGCGGGCACGAGGCGCGGCCGAGGTGGTCGGCGTCGAGGGCAGCGCGACGCTGCTGGGCCATGCCCGCGACCGCATCGGCGACGACGACGCCGTCACGCTGCACCACCACGACCTGGAGGAACCCCTCGACTTCCTGCCGGACGACTCGTTCGACCTGGGGGTCATGGCCCTGGTGCATCATCACCTGGAGGCCCGTCGGCAACTGCTGGCCGAACTGCACCGCGTGCTGCGTCCCGGCGGGATCCTGCTGGTCTCCACGGTCCATCCGACCGCCGACTGGGTCTGGCACGGCGGCTCCTACTTCGACGAGGACCGTGTCGAGACGCGGTTCGGGGACAGCGGCACCACGAACTCCCACCGCCGTATGACGATGCAGACCTTCCTGGGAGAACTCCTCGACGCCGGCTTCGCGTTGGAGCGATTCGTGGAGCCACGGGCCACGGAGGCCGCCCGCCAGGTCGACGAGGTCCGCTACCTCAAGACTCTTCACACACCCTTCTTCGTCGCCGTCCGCATGCGGAAGAACCAGAGCCCCGACAGGTCGGGCAGGTTGTGA